DNA from Parageobacillus thermoglucosidasius:
GTTGTTGGTTTGAAGCCAACATACGGACGCGTATCCCGCTTTGGTCTTGTCGCGTTTGCTTCTTCACTTGACCAAATCGGTCCGATTACGCGCACGGTAGAGGATAACGCCTACTTATTGCAAGTGATTGCCGGTTTAGATCCAATGGATTCGACATCGGCAAACGTGGAAGTGCCAAATTATGTTGAGGCGCTTACCGGCGATATTAAAGGGTTGAAAATCGCTGTGCCGAAAGAATATTTAGGCGAAGGCGTAGCGGAAGAAGTTCGCCAATCTGTGCTTGATGCGTTAAAAGTATTGGAAAAACTAGGAGCTACATGGGAAGAAGTATCGCTGCCGCACTCGAAATACGCGCTGGCAACTTACTATTTGCTTGCTTCTTCGGAAGCGTCCGCGAACCTGGCCCGTTTTGACGGCGTTCGTTACGGCTATCGCGCGGATAATGCGAAAAACTTAATCGATATGTATAAACAAACGCGCAGCGAAGGATTCGGAAACGAAGTAAAACGCCGCATTATGCTTGGGACATTCGCATTAAGTTCGGGATATTATGACGCTTACTACAAAAAAGCGCAAAAAGTCCGGACATTAATTAAACAAGACTTCGAAAAGGTATTTGAAAAATACGATGTCATTGTTGGCCCGACAACGCCGACACCAGCGTTTAAAATCGGCGAAAAAACGAGCGATCCGTTAACGATGTATGCTAACGACATTTTAACGATTCCAGTGAACCTTGCTGGCGTTCCGGGCATTTCTGTACCATGCGGTTTTGTGAACGGCTTGCCGGTCGGATTGCAAATCATCGGCAAACATTTTGATGAAAGCACGGTTTACCGCGTTGCTCACGCATTCGAGCAAGCGACCGACTATCATAAACAAAAACCAGCGTTATAAGGGGGGAAACATGATGAATTTTGAAACGGTTATCGGTCTTGAAGTTCACGTCGAGCTAAAGACAAAATCGAAAATTTTCTCCAGCAGCCCAAATGCGTTCGGAGCGCCCCCAAACACGCAAACGAACGTAATTGATTTAGGTTATCCGGGAGTTCTTCCTGTGCTGAACAGACAAGCAGTCGAATTTGCGATGAAAGCGGCGATGGCGCTAAATTGCGAAATCGCGACGGAAACGAAATTTGATCGGAAAAACTATTTTTATCCGGACAACCCGAAAGCATACCAAATCTCGCAATATGATCAGCCGCTTGGCCGAAACGGCTGGATTGAAATCGAAGTGAACGGCAAAAAGAAAAAGATCGGCATCACTCGTATTCATTTGGAAGAAGATGCGGGAAAACTGATGCATACCGGCGACGGCTATTCGCTCGTCGATTTCAACCGCCAAGGCACACCGCTCATCGAGATTGTGTCAGAACCGGACATCCGCTCTCCGGAAGAAGCGTACGCGTATTTGGAAAAATTAAAATCAATCATCCAATATACGGGTGTGTCCGATTGTAAAATGGAAGAAGGTTCGCTTCGCTGTGACGCGAACATTTCCCTTCGTCCGATCGGTTCAACCGAGTTTGGCACGAAGACAGAACTGAAAAACTTAAACTCGTTTAACTTTGTGCGCATGGGTTTAGAATACGAAGCAAAACGGCAAGAGAAAATTTTGCTTTCCGGCGGCGTCATCCAGCAAGAAACGCGGCGCTTTGATGAAGCGACGAAAACAACGGTGCTTATGCGCGTCAAAGAAGGATCGGAAGACTACCGCTATTTCCCAGAGCCAGATCTTGTTATGCTATATATCGACGATGAATGGAAAGAACGCGTCCGCGCGTCGATTCCGGAGCTTCCTGACGCCCGCAAAAAACGCTACGTCGAAGAGTTTGGCTTGCCGGAATATGACGCGAAAGTGCTGACACTGACAAAAGAAATGGCCGATTTCTTCGAAGCGACGGTCGCAAACGGGGCGGATCCGAAATTGGCGTCGAACTGGCTTATGGTCGAAGTGTCCGGTTATTTAAACGCCGAACAAAAAGAACTGCATGAGATCGCATTGACGCCGGAAAGCTTGGCCGGCATGATTAAGCTGATTCAAAACGGCACGATTTCTTCGAAAATCGCGAAAAAAGTGTTTAAAGAGCTCGTCGAAAAAGGCGGAGACCCAGAAAAAATCGTCAAAGAAAAAGGGCTTGTGCAAATTTCCGACGAAGCGACATTGCGCAAAATCGTCCTTGAAGTCCTTGACGCCAATCCGCAATCGGTCGAAGACTATAAAAACGGCAAAGACCGCGCGCTCGGTTTCTTAGTCGGACAAGTGATGAAAGCGACAAAAGGGCAAGCGAATCCGCCGCTTGTCAATAAGTTGTTAGTAGAAGAAATTAACAAACGATAAACAAGTTAAAGCTGGCTGCATCAAGCCAGCTTTTATTTTTTGGCCAATATGGTTGAGAGGATTAAAAAAATGGCACAAAGCGAAAAACAGCATAGAAAGCAG
Protein-coding regions in this window:
- the gatA gene encoding Asp-tRNA(Asn)/Glu-tRNA(Gln) amidotransferase subunit GatA, with translation MSLFDHKISELHTLLQKKEISVSDLVDESFRRIGEVEDKVQAFLTLNEENARAKAKELDDKLAKEENDFGVLFGIPIGIKDNIVTKGLRTTCASKILYNFDPIYDATVMERLNEAGAITVGKLNMDEFAMGSSTENSGFQLTRNPWDLERVPGGSSGGSAAAVAAGEVPFALGSDTGGSIRQPAAFCGVVGLKPTYGRVSRFGLVAFASSLDQIGPITRTVEDNAYLLQVIAGLDPMDSTSANVEVPNYVEALTGDIKGLKIAVPKEYLGEGVAEEVRQSVLDALKVLEKLGATWEEVSLPHSKYALATYYLLASSEASANLARFDGVRYGYRADNAKNLIDMYKQTRSEGFGNEVKRRIMLGTFALSSGYYDAYYKKAQKVRTLIKQDFEKVFEKYDVIVGPTTPTPAFKIGEKTSDPLTMYANDILTIPVNLAGVPGISVPCGFVNGLPVGLQIIGKHFDESTVYRVAHAFEQATDYHKQKPAL
- the gatB gene encoding Asp-tRNA(Asn)/Glu-tRNA(Gln) amidotransferase subunit GatB, which translates into the protein MNFETVIGLEVHVELKTKSKIFSSSPNAFGAPPNTQTNVIDLGYPGVLPVLNRQAVEFAMKAAMALNCEIATETKFDRKNYFYPDNPKAYQISQYDQPLGRNGWIEIEVNGKKKKIGITRIHLEEDAGKLMHTGDGYSLVDFNRQGTPLIEIVSEPDIRSPEEAYAYLEKLKSIIQYTGVSDCKMEEGSLRCDANISLRPIGSTEFGTKTELKNLNSFNFVRMGLEYEAKRQEKILLSGGVIQQETRRFDEATKTTVLMRVKEGSEDYRYFPEPDLVMLYIDDEWKERVRASIPELPDARKKRYVEEFGLPEYDAKVLTLTKEMADFFEATVANGADPKLASNWLMVEVSGYLNAEQKELHEIALTPESLAGMIKLIQNGTISSKIAKKVFKELVEKGGDPEKIVKEKGLVQISDEATLRKIVLEVLDANPQSVEDYKNGKDRALGFLVGQVMKATKGQANPPLVNKLLVEEINKR